The Salarias fasciatus chromosome 16, fSalaFa1.1, whole genome shotgun sequence sequence GGAAAAAGATACTGAATTCAAATTTTGCTGCTATTTATCTGCAGAAAAAGTGTCTCAGTATTCCTCTGCCATGTCTGTATATGAGGTTAAAGTTAGCATAAATCTAAGTAAGGATTGAAGCACAGTttaaatgacaacattttcaagtgaaaatgaaaaactttcgTTGCGTTTTGGGctccattacaaaaacaatcaagaGCGCCCCCTCGAGGTCTGGAATGCCAACTAcattgctttcagtgtttctgccgtttctgcggaaacagacattgttttcaaaacgtgaAGCTCTTCTgagttttcacatgaaatgttgCCATATGAGCGGAGTCTACATCAGGTGAATTGATGGGCCACAAAATCTTACTGTAAAACTTCAAGTCCTCCCTGTGGATTGGTTCCATCATCCTCCTTCGGCTTTTCCTGTGCAATATCTCCCGGTTCTCCATGTAGTACCAGCTCTGAGACTCATCAAAGGTCATGAAAAGCAGCATGAACTCCCTCGTGTTCAGGGACTTCTTTTCCATGGTGCCTTTTTTACACACTAGCAGGGGGCCAATCAGACCAGAGTGGATGTCTCTTTCCTAGGAGACAGAGAATTTACTGTAATTAATgtcattctaaaaaaaaaaacccaagccTGCCATTGCAAGTCCATACAACTGAGTCTACACAACAAATTTATTCAGTGAGTACTCACAGGATTCACGCCTGAGTAATAAGCCCAGGTGCGACAGTCGGACTCTTCCGGCTTTGGTCCGACCGATTCGCCAACTTTCCACAGGTACGTAAAGGTGGTGTTGGGTTGGACCTCGTTGTCGTATTTATACCAGTACTTGGAGCCGTCCTCGTAGGACAGACCTTCTGTCTGCTTGGTGTAGGAAACCCCATTAGGGTGCAAAGAGTATGGACGGCTGGCCTTGTTCTTGAACACCACCTAGAAGACGAAAAGACAGTCGGAGAAAGGTGGAAATGTTGCTCATTGGTGGTTTCAGTTTGAGCAGGAGGAAACATTTTCAGACCACTTAAATGACCAGTTAGCTTAAAGCACAATGAACAAGTCActtgcagacagacacacatggTCATCTTTGGATTTTGTTGGGACTGGAAGCTTGTTGGCACCCGTGTCATTGGCCATTAGCTATAGAAGCTACGCAGAGGTACCTTGTAGCCTGCTTCATTTCAAAATTACCATTGAGgccttttctgttttgtccaGTCAGACCTATTCAGTTTAAAATACTTGAAAGGTATCGTGCGTAGACTGGGAGGGCAAACTAAGAGTCAGCTTCAGCTTGTTTCCCAAAGCAAAATACTGACAGATTTTTCAATCGTTCAATCAAATTGATGGCAGATTTCTGTGGTACtttcaatttcaatcaatcaatcaatcaatttatttttgtatagcccagtatcacaacaacagttgcctcagagggcttcaagatgttacattggtcggtaaagtaaaaacagtgaactTTCACACGTTTCTCTGCAGGATATTCATTTGAAGCAATGGTACAAGTGTAACCAGCAGGCGAGTTGAACCACTTCCTTCTGGTAATCCGTTCTAATTGTCTAACAACGAAAGCAAACAAGCATTTCACCTCTAAACTCTCTTTACAACTGTTGGGGCCATTTATGCTTGTCAGGCTACATATGTAAAGTGCAAGGGAgacaggggtgggggggtggggggtgaacAAAGACTATAGGACAGAGATGTATACCTCCACTGAGGAAAAAACTGGCAGGTTCATCATTTGCTTTCAACAAATAAACCATCACCAGTAGCAATAACCAGACAATGAGACGATGAAACAAAGGTCTCTACACAAACAGAACATCATCTGTCAGTGGTGTCTTTCTTTTCACTCTTGGACattaatgtttttcacacagtttAATAGAACATTAAATTTACCCTAGTAAGTGTATAAATTCCAATAATTTGTacagaaactttgtttttctttaaaatgccGCTGAAAGGCTAATGCCGGGAGGCCTTACCATTATGTTTTGTCCAACCTCTGCTTTGATGACAGGCCCCAGGATGCCCAGGTGTTCGTCGATCTCCCCGCGGAtgtcaggtgtgttgaagctaGCATCCAAGTAGCCCCGGAAAACCACCTTGGTGAACTTGGTTTCTCGTTTTTGTTGTTGAGTTTTTTCTGGCCTCCTGTGGTAAAAACCAGAAATATAGTTTAAACTCGACACATTTTACAGTTTCATGAAAGCCTGGGAGTGTTATGTCCACTGTTTAGATGCATACTTGTTCCCGTAGCCGGCGTAGTCCCATTCCACCTCCTCGGCCGCAATGAAATAGGTCTTGACATTGGGGCCTGATAATTTCAGGTAGTACTTAGCGGTCTCGTCCAGGTTGAGATTCTTTATATCCTCATGACTGCTGTAGGGGTCTTTGTACATCACATACTCGTACTCATTAGCCTTCACGTCTTGTTCGTCCAGGCCGAGATGGTCGGGTTCGCCTCCGGGAACATACAGCTCGTAGTCGCTGAAATCGGGCCGCGGGACGCCGATGACCACCGGCATGTtgaccagctcctcctcatcgGAGAACGGCTGAGGTCCCGCCGGCCGAGACCCACGAGGGCTCATTCCTGGGTTGAATCCTCGAGGAGAGAACGGAAGCCCGCTCCTGGCCTGAGGCTTGTactccttcctcttcttggtCTTCATGCCCTGGCCCTTATGGGGTCTCTGTCGCATGTTGACCTTCCTCACctttttgggagccggcgccggTTTAGGGGCGTGGTCTTTCAAGTATTTCTTCATGTGCTCAGGAATCTCCGCAGGTACGGTTTGGTGGGTTATATCATAGGTCCAGTTGTGGTCTTTGGTTTTGATCGATGTGGTTTTAATCacctctgtgttgttttcttgaaGGTAAATGATCACTTCTTCGCTGCTTTCTGAGCCGCCgagctcctcagagctgctcTTTGCCGTCTTGCCCCCCGTGGGGGATGTGTGCGTCAACCTGTAAAGAAATCCTGTTTCATTCTCCTTATTCTCCCACAGATGCGAACGCAGTACTTCCAGTGTGGCGTTTATTGAGGACTCCATCTCGGGCAACATTCGAGTTACATTTTCAAGGGTGGCAGTTGTTAAGAAAGACACAATGTGAGAAGAATTGACTGGAAGCCCATGCTCCGGCTGCGCTTCAGGGATCGAAGTGTCATCGCCTCTGCTTTTGTTGTTTGTCAGATTGCGTCTTTCCACCATTGGAGGAGATAACAAATGGTTCATTTCTGTGCTGTTGTCATTCTCATCCGTCTTGTCGTTTCTTTCAAACGCAGCGGGGGAAGACACATTGTCGTTGGAGGTATTGTGCGGACTGGCCTTGGACAGATAGAAAACATCTCCTCTTGTGAATTTTTCCTCTGAGTCTTCCACCAAGACTGAATTTAAAGACGTGCTATTAATTCTCTCCTTTTCCATGATAGAACTTGAGTTATCTGGTAATTGTGTCGTGAGATTTGCAGTTTCCTGTAATGTCACAGAAACATTGGTGGATTCTGGGAATCCGTTTCCAAACGCTGACTGTTCTGTGCTGTTGTTGTCGGTTGTGTTGTTTGAGACAGAAATCGTACCGTTATCTGGACTTGAGTCGACCTGAGAAACGCTCCTGTTTGAGTCCATGCTGCCATTGTTTGGCCGGGTTGAGTTTTCAGAACGACGGACGGAGTTTAAAAGCGTGTCTCTGGTTTGCACGTGCGTTGTGTTTTGCCGAGCTGCTTGTTGTGAGCCGGTTTGATTCAGAGCGTGTTGCGTTGGGCCAGCGGTCTGATTCCTCATCCTCGTTGGAGTAACTGTGTGGTTTGTTTCTCCATCCAGCACATCGACTACGTCGTAGTCCAGGATGGAGAGGTCGAGCTGGTCCACGTCCGTGACGTTGGTCTGGTTCTTCAGGGACCTGAGACCCAGCAGGTCAGCGTACATTAAAGTGTCCATGTCGCTCCCTGAATTACTGCTGACTGGAGGAGGCTGctcctttttctcctcctcttcctttttgATGTCAACGAGGCTCGGAGGGCTCCACACGGTAAATTCCTTGGTCGGCAACTTTTCCGTGTAGTCGTACTCGTAGGCGTAGTCGCGGTAGCACTCCACGTCCTGAAACTTGACGCGCATCCCTTTGGTCGTCTCGTgggagttcagggaggccaGCAGCCACACTCCTGGTTCAACACAGAAATACAATCAGTTTCCATGTTCGGCTGTTTTAAACTACAGCAGATGAAAAATATGTACCGTATGGTTTAAATACATGGAAATTgctgatattttattttattttcagggGAACATGCAACCCTAAGTGTTGCTTTTCCTGTTGTTGCTTTCGGTGCTTTTATCTGTACAATGAATTTCATCAAATGTTTCACCAAAGGGAGAAAACACAGCGGTAGTAATGCTATGATGGGAGATGTGCAGCAAAACGCCACCTTTTCACATCGACTTCCTCAATCTTTCAGGTGAAAACTTAATGCTTTCAGTAAATTTCAGAAGGCAACATTTTGGAAACGACATCCTTTCATGCTGAAAGTGAcgcagttagcatgttgggccactagctggtgctgttggctgtttttaatgaaactgcacacacacacagagaacaatacgctatgTACGGAGTCAGTTCttagaaaagttccaccttaaCAGCCGTTTACAAAAAACGGAGtttctgagcaccgttgtcgtgtaaacggacccacaaaatgcaacaaaacgtttctgttttcacctgaaactgTCAGTGGAGGAGTGTTTCAGCATTTATTCGTCTGAGTTAAAGCTATCGCATTAAACTGGATATGTGGACTGGAGATCGGGGCTCTGGGAGTCCCTGGCCCGACCCGGCTCACCGATGTTCTCCATGTCCATGCTGATGGTCTCTCCAGTCATGGGATACAGGCTGAGGATGTCCTCGACACGCTCGTTCAGCTCGAAGGGATGGCCGTAGAACGTGGCGGTCTGGATGTAGTCCTGGGCGCCGATGCTGGACACGTGCCAGGTGGCCACCTCGCCGTTGCAGAAGCCCAGAAGGGGGCCGGTCTCAAAGGAATAACCGTTAATGGCTGCAAAGGAATTGACAGGCTCGTTTCACGGTGGAGGAGCCGGGCTTCATTCGAGCGACTGTGACTGTGGGGGAACTCACTGTGCATGACGTTGGATTTGTAGAAGTCCGAGTCTGCCTGGTGGACTTTCGATCGATCGCAGTATTGGCGAATGTTGTCTTCCAGGTACCAGCTCTTGTTCTCGTCGAACACGGCAAACATAGCATGCTGCTCCTTGTCTGCTTTCAGCTGTGGAATCGCACAAAGACCTTCGTTCATTTTCACATCCAGAGGGCTTTTCCCAGATGTCTGAAACATCATGCTGGTCTATAGTGACCTTATTCTGGTTTACGCTGGTAAATACTGGTTTGAATCTGGTTTCTGCTGGTATTTGCTGGTCTGATGCTGGGTCTGTGTTGCTCAATGCTTCTTTGACGGTTGTTTAGTTGGAGGCCCAGcattgtttttgacttttttttttcagtccataACTGGCATAACTGCTTCATCTAGtccagggttctgcaaccttcatGGCCAAAGGAGCTATTTTTATGACTTtcatcagcgttgctgctttttgtaactcctattacggagataaactttaaccatcgtctgaaagcaacaaccaagcaagagcaagagtctgaagggtctgcgcttggtgagtttctaacaggaaaagacgtttttgcgtgtctttgcgtgtagagaagctaaagctaaagcgctaaagctaacccttagagaagctaatgcagctccgattggttgaagttcgctgtcagtcaaagtccacagggggagaggcgggattttcagtgaaacagagcgttttctcttccgggtttcagaattaacctccgaaaatcttttaacacaaaatgacttttccttagcgccaaaaataaactattaccatgttaatgccaataatagggtttggacgagctaaaaaagcaggatacagcccctttaagaaatTATagacatttcagggtttttttaagctgttctatctttttttttttctgccatttcttgtggttttagatatttttttctcaattttgagtgtacattttttttaatcacttttgaGCGACTCGTTTCGAACAGTGCTGTGATGTGTaacgatctgtgtgtgtgtagcatgaGAGTTTTTACCTGCACGTTCCTGACGTTGAGGGACTGGCTCTTGCAGATGAGGATGGGCCCGATCAGGCCGGACGCGATGTCCCGGGGCGTGTCCACGGCGCTGTGGTACACCCGGGTCAGACAGCGGGAGTCTCCGGGCAGCggctcatcctcctccaccacccgcCACACGTAGGTATGAGTCTCACCCGGCAGGACGCCGTGCGAGTGGTTTCCTGGCAAACACGATAGAAAAAAACCAAGTAAACTTTAACAAATATCTTCATCAAAATGTAGGGATACTGAAAAGAATCCCGCTGAGCAGAGAAACTGAAGAACCCGGGAGAGATGAGCTGACGGGTGTTTCCGTGGCGCCTGTACCTCCGTCTGGGTAGTTGACTCCCTCCTCAGACTTCTCTATGGTCAGACCGTGTGGGTAGATGCTGTAGGGCCTGGACGCCATGTTCTTAAACACgatctgcagcaggagaagagCGTGAGCGAGGACACACAGTCCCAACACAGCATGACAGTCCCTACACCGTGAAACATGGATGACTCTAAGTTTACAGTCATTTTAGTTAAAAAAACCCCTGTCTTTTACTTTTAGCACTGTTCATTGTGCTGCACAACTCTCTGAACATTTAAAGAGACGGACCGGGAGTTTTCTGTTCCTCTAAGACGCGGTAGTTAAACTAAAAAGACTGCTAACATATGCAGTTTATTTTTCTAAGTCCTTTCACGTTCTTCTAATCCTCTCCAGCGTAACTCCAGGTCAGGGATCACATTCAGCCCCACAAAGCAGGCGAAACTGTGCCGTAATAACATCTAGATTTAAACCCGGCTCTCAGAGTTCTGTTgtgtctcattttttttaaatcagtgttttctttgaaagttttaCACTTTGCTTGATGGTTTGGTGGGTCGGATTGGAGCCTCGTGTGGcccgttttggcccacgggccttactTTTGACAGCCCTGTTCTGTTGCGTCCAGGTAGGAGTTCTCACAGAGACCTCCAGGACTTCTTCAGTGTAACTGCTCTAATCAGATGAACCCTCCTGCAAAACGTAATCCGGTTTAAAGAGAAAACTATAGAGATATTTAACTAAAAACACTTATTCTTGCATGTTTATGGAGCAGAAACCTTCAGAACAAACAGTTTCTCAGTTCAGGTTCTTTATGATGCTGCTATAAGACACAAGATAACGTCTCCTGATTCCCCCTGTCCTGTCTTCAACAAACAATGTGAGGAAAAACATGACGGTGAACTGTTTATGGAACAGAATGGGATGATACAGTAGAAATGCTCCTCTAGTTTTAGAGGAAAATTccttttcagcatttctccCAACAGAATAGAACAGAGCAGGTTTCTGCAACCTTCGTGGCCAAAGGAGCCATTTTGATGACTTTCCACCCAGtcaagttgttctggagccacaaaactcttttaacctttaaagtgaggcgaatgcagctcaggaagtttcatataaagttttgatgcacaaacaacaCCGAGATCGTATGACGTATTTATGAAGTTTAAACTACAGTTCAGAAGAGTGAACGTTTTATGACATTTAACCTATTGTTGTATCTTATTTGAacacttttttcctcttttcaagcatttttgttgaaagtttttgaaattttagctttttaatcgttttacctctttttaaacagttttgtatgttttttcccaaccatatttaattttcttcttcaataaattacagtcatttcagggtttttaagctgttctatcatttatttgttttttgccatttcttgtggttttagctatttttgaAACCTTTTTTTGATTCACTTTTGAACGACTCATTTTGAATAGCACTGAGATGTGGAGTGTGTAacgtgaaagcttcatggagccgctacagagggactgaagagtcCCATggggctccagagccgcaggttgaacacccctggaaTAGAAGAATCGTcctctgggattaatgaagtgtttctattctattctataaaAGTGACTTTACAGATGAATAGATAAAAGGCTTGATGGTGACAGACATGAAAAGCAAGGTATTGAAAATAACTGATTGTCCTATTTGATTATTTATTGGTGTTCATTTACTCAGATGGGAGTTATGAAGTGAAATCTGAATATTTGAACTTCACATCTGAACCATGTGACTCGGCTCAGACTAGTTATTTCTGGTCTTTTGTGGATAATGACCAGAGTCCGTAGCAGCCACGCCGATGCCTGTGTTTCCTGTTATTCCCACACACGGCGACACACGCCGGCCGGCGGCGTCTCACCGTGACCACGTCTCTGATCTGCGCTCTGATGACCGGGCCCAGGATGCCCAGCTCGTCCCTCCTCTTGCGGGTCTCCAGCCGCTCGCTGAAGGACTCGTTGGTGTACAGGCTGTAGACCGCCTTCTTGTACTTGGAGCCGATGCGAGTGGCGGACCGGGTCAGGTACTGCAGCTTGAAATCTCTGCGCAGGAAACAGTGGATGACCTTGAAGTGACTTTGGCGGTTCTCCAAACGTGCGCTTTAACTGCGACTCACTCGTCAATGTGCTCGTGCACGTCGGGCGCGTAGTCCCACGTGACCTCCTCGGCCGCGATGTAGTACTTCCACTCCCTGCTCTCCCGCTTCTGCGCGATGGTCAGCCGGCGGCGGGGGGCCTGGAAGTCGTCGCACTTCTCCACGTCCACGAAGGCGTGCATGCCACCTGCCAcacgcacaacacacacaacacacacaacacagcgtTCCCGTCCGTTCTGTCTGTTCTGAGAACCCGGGAACCCGGGAACCGGCGCGGGACTCACTCTCCATGTGCTTGGCGACGTGCGAGGAGAGCAGCCAGCGGCCGGCGTGCACGGCCACCATGGCGGCGGTGGCGCCGGCGCCGCTCACCAGGCCCACCGAGGACACCTTGTGGCCGTTGTGCTGCAGCACCTGGCCGTTCACGTGCACGGAGAACACCTCGGGCTCCGAGCTCATGCCCAGCAGGTGCAGGCTGACGGGCGAATGGGCGCAGACGGAGACTCCTGTAACGACAGGAGGCGGAGCCGACGGTCAGGTGGGCGGATTCCACCGAGCCCGAAGGACCGGCTCGACGGCAGAGGTCTGCAGGAGGTTCTGGAAGGTTCCCTATCGCAGCTATTCCCTGTCAAAGCTAGAGCCGATATAACTACATAACAGGTTACAGCTGATCGTGAAATCATGTGACCTTTGAATTTTATCACAACGAGCTAAAAACAAAATGCTAATCAAAATAAGGATCATGTGAAAATGGGAAATATAGATAGAAAACAAACTATTAAAAATGGGCAGTTAAAAAAGCCCAATAAAGAGCTGATACGTTTAATACATAATatactgtattttaaaaatttGTAATAAAAGTTcttcaaataaacaaagaatTACATAACTCTAGATGTTCTCTATGAAACTTGCATTTTTAAATGCTGCTGTGACAAATTAGAAGTATAAAACTTCacagaaaatgtattaaatcCCAATAAAATTGTGAAATGAAATTGATCTGTGTGAGAACCGTGTGTTCTCTCACACCGACCCGGCAGCGCCCCCTTGCTGTAGCCGTTGATGGTGTATTTGACGTGGCCGTCTGACGAGTAGTCGCCGGGCCGGAAGCGGCTGGCCGCCTCGTCGAAGACGCCGAAGAGGAAGACCAACTCGTGCTGGACTCCGACCTGCATCCCGGACTCGTCCAGACTTCCTGGACAGAGCGGAGGAGGGACGGCAGGGTGAGACGGGCCGGGCGGCGGCTCTGAAGCGCGGCCCGGGTTCGTCTTACCTGCTTTGCAGACGAGCAAGGCGCCGATGAGGCCGGAGTTGAAGTCCTCCACCACGTGCTGGTGGGAGACGTAGGAGTAGGTGAGGCAGGCGGGGTCGCCGGCCTGAGGCGACACGTCCTGCTGCACCTCCCAGGAGTAGACGTGCTGCCCGCCGGGTGGAACCACGtcgtcctccttctccttctgagACGTGTTGTCGAAGTAGTGGGCGCCTGCAGGGGATCGGGGGGGAAGGGAGAGCCCGGTCAGTCTGCTTCTGCTCACCTGAGTCGTCattcttcctgcttcttcttttctggcttggtttcttcttcttattcttattcttattcttattcttattattcttcttattattattatttgtctgggtttatttcttcttcaaaaacaaaggttcttttccaaagaccagattggtatttagttatttacctgacggtttcggcagctgtcagctgaagaagacagctgacagctgccgaaaccgtcaggtaaataactaaataccaatctggtctttggaaaagaacctttgtttttggattataacttggaagaccactGAACCTTTTTGGACGATTATTTCTTCTTCGCtttcttcatgttcttcttCTCGTTTgtcttgctttctttcttcatcgTCTTGTTcgtgttcttcttcttcctccagttAGAACCTCTTCTCTCCGTTGTCTTCTTCTCATTTGAGCTCGTTCTTTCtcattcttcttctccttcttcttctcatctCGTTTACTTCACCTTcttattgttttcttcttcttcctctctttatcttccacatgtccttcctcttcctcttctttccaTCTTCTTCATTCTCTTTGCCGTCATCTATTTTCTCATCATCCTcgttttcttcatgtttgtctTCGTCTCCATCTCACCGGTCTTCAtctttttctctgtgtcttTTTAAGTCTtagttaaaaacacatttatttgctctGGCATTCAACACAAGTTGAGCTGGACAGTTTTgtatgttattgtttttaaacttttgtatttttctattgtttttttatggtgttatcaacatgtgcagcactttgggcagagttttctgtattttaaatgtgctatagaaataaaccttgaccttgacctcttcctcttcttcctcttc is a genomic window containing:
- the f5 gene encoding coagulation factor V, whose translation is MRLRSWAGARCLLPLLVLLTVSQVRSDQSPPRERHYYIAAVEIDWSYSGNHEASRFGPTYKKVVFREYEKDFKQAKTHPPWLGLLGPTLRAEVGDTVVVTFRNMASGAHSIHPHGVAYGKQSEGAHYFDNTSQKEKEDDVVPPGGQHVYSWEVQQDVSPQAGDPACLTYSYVSHQHVVEDFNSGLIGALLVCKAGSLDESGMQVGVQHELVFLFGVFDEAASRFRPGDYSSDGHVKYTINGYSKGALPGVSVCAHSPVSLHLLGMSSEPEVFSVHVNGQVLQHNGHKVSSVGLVSGAGATAAMVAVHAGRWLLSSHVAKHMESGMHAFVDVEKCDDFQAPRRRLTIAQKRESREWKYYIAAEEVTWDYAPDVHEHIDEDFKLQYLTRSATRIGSKYKKAVYSLYTNESFSERLETRKRRDELGILGPVIRAQIRDVVTIVFKNMASRPYSIYPHGLTIEKSEEGVNYPDGGNHSHGVLPGETHTYVWRVVEEDEPLPGDSRCLTRVYHSAVDTPRDIASGLIGPILICKSQSLNVRNVQLKADKEQHAMFAVFDENKSWYLEDNIRQYCDRSKVHQADSDFYKSNVMHTINGYSFETGPLLGFCNGEVATWHVSSIGAQDYIQTATFYGHPFELNERVEDILSLYPMTGETISMDMENIGVWLLASLNSHETTKGMRVKFQDVECYRDYAYEYDYTEKLPTKEFTVWSPPSLVDIKKEEEEKKEQPPPVSSNSGSDMDTLMYADLLGLRSLKNQTNVTDVDQLDLSILDYDVVDVLDGETNHTERINSTSLNSVLVEDSEEKFTRGDVFYLSKASPHNTSNDNVSSPAALTHTSPTGGKTAKSSSEELGGSESSEEVIIYLQENNTEVIKTTSIKTKDHNWTYDITHQTVPAEIPEHMKKYLKDHAPKPAPAPKKVRKVNMRQRPHKGQGMKTKKRKEYKPQARSGLPFSPRGFNPGMSPRGSRPAGPQPFSDEEELVNMPVVIGVPRPDFSDYELYVPGGEPDHLGLDEQDVKANEYEYVMYKDPYSSHEDIKNLNLDETAKYYLKLSGPNVKTYFIAAEEVEWDYAGYGNKRPEKTQQQKRETKFTKVVFRGYLDASFNTPDIRGEIDEHLGILGPVIKAEVGQNIMVVFKNKASRPYSLHPNGVSYTKQTEGLSYEDGSKYWYKYDNEVQPNTTFTYLWKVGESVGPKPEESDCRTWAYYSGVNPERDIHSGLIGPLLVCKKGTMEKKSLNTREFMLLFMTFDESQSWYYMENREILHRKSRRRMMEPIHREDLKFYTINGIIHSLKGLRMYAKQLAYWHLINMGPPKDVHTVHFHGQTFIHKKTSSHRQAVFPLLPGSFATLEMYPSRPGLWQLETEVGLNQQRGMQTLFLVLDDECYRPLGLELSSVQDNQITAINTRGYWEPHLARLNKQGKYNAWSTEQNNSWIQVDFQRPVVISQVATQGAKQMFHSQYVTKYSISYSNDRRKWIFYKGDSRDFRKIFDGNQEAYGTKKNTFFPPVVGRFVRLHPLTWYNTATVRMEFYGCELDGCSVPLGMETRLIEDHMIKASSMATSWYSGPWKPSLARLNLQGTINAWRAKYNDMNQWLQVELPQVKKITGIITQGAKSLGSEMYVMSYILQYSDNGVHWTDYTDDQESQPYRVFKGNMDNNDHVRNYIYPPIFSRFIRIVPKSWIGSITMRIELLGCDFE